The sequence CATGGCAGAAGAAAATTTTCAGGAAAGTTCAAAGCCACAGCCTGAAGAAATCAAAGAATTACTTGATGAGGAAGGGATGGAAAGCTTCCCTTCTTCGAGCAGCAGCGACTCACACAAGACATCCTCAACCGTTTCCGGGAAAGAGGAGCGTGGGCTTGAGTTTCTTTATGATGTACCATTACAGATTTCAGTTGAAGTCGGAAGAAGCAAGATACTGCTCAAAGATCTCCTTAAAATGGGTGAGGGGTACATCATCGAACTTGACAAGCTTGCAGGAGACCCGCTGGATCTTTATGTAAACTCCCGTCTCATTGCAAAAGGTGAGGCTGTAATGGTGGGAGACAAATTTGGTATTCGACTTACGGATGTCGTAAGCGCCGTTGATCGCATAGAGCAACTGGGCTAGGAATCTGACAATGATAGAAAGCAGCGCTCCATCAATGCTCTCTGCCGGATTCAGGATGATGTGGGGTTTGCTTGTTGTACTCGGTATACTTCTAATCATTTATGGTCTGATGAGAAAACGACTTTCCTTTGTCCACTCAAACAGTCACTCTAAAATCAGGATCATAGAAATCCGCCATATTATGCCCAAAAAGTCGATCTGCCTCGTTGAGGTGAGGGGCCAGGAATTTCTCCTCGGCCTTGGCAATGACAACATAACACTTCTTTCGGCCTTAAAGAATGATGAACATTCCTTCGACTCAACTCTTGCCTCTGTAACTGAACAGCATGAAAACCTCTCTTCATAACAGAATTTTCAGCAGCCTGGCTCTCGCCCTAGCTGCTTTTCTTTCAGTTCTCGTTCTTTTTCCTGCTTTTAGCCATGCCGTGAGTATGCCAACCATCAGTTTTGGAGTGGAAAATGCTACTAACCCTGAACAGGTTTCCACGGGACTGCAGGTTCTGTTTCTTCTTACCATTCTCTCAATTGCCCCGGCGATTCTTCTCATGACCACCTGTTTTACCCGTATTGTCATCGTTCTCGGCTTTGTCCGTCAGGCAATGGGAACCCAAAACATGCCTCCAACCCAGATCATTATTGGACTTGCCCTTTTCTTAAGTTTTTTCATTATGGCCCCCACCTTAAACAAGATAAACGAAGAGGCTCTGCAACCCTATCTCAATGAGGAAATCAACCAAAATGATGCACTGAGCAAAGCTGTAGAACCCATGCGTGATTTCATGTTTTCCCAGGTTAAGGAATCGGATCTCAGTATGCTGTCTGACATCACCATGAATAACGAACCATTTGACAAAAATGATATCCCCACGATGACTCTTATTCCCGCTTTTATGCTCTCGGAGCTTAAGCGTTCATTTCAAATGGGGTTTATGATCTATGTCCCTTTTCTGGTAATAGATATGATCGTGGCATCCATTCTCATGTCCATGGGTATGATGATGCTTCCTCCGGTAATTATCTCCATGCCCTTCAAACTTCTTCTCTTTGTCTTAGTAGATGGCTGGGCCTTGATTGTCGGTTCACTCCTTAAAAGTTTTCAGGGCTGATATGACAGACGAATTTGTTGTAGATATCTGCAGAAAAGCGATCCAGACTGCTCTTATGATTTCCGGTCCGATGCTCCTAGCCGGAATGATTATAGGACTCATCGTATCAATTTTTCAGGCAACAACACAAATAAACGAACAAACTCTGACCTTTATCCCAAAAATTATCGCTGTTTTTATTACGCTCCTTCTCATGACCCCCTGGATGATTCACACGATGACATCCTTTGCAACAGCAATTTTCACAACCATAGCGACCTTTTAAATCCGGTGGATTTTCAGCTGATCCCTATACAAGAATTCCAGATATTTCTTGTCTGTCTTTCCCGGGTTGCTGGCTTTGTCGGAGCTATTCCTATTCTTCTCGCTACTCAAACGCCTGCACAGCTAAAGGCAGCCCTGGTTTTTATGATTGCTCTTGTGCTCTTTCCCGTAATGGAACCTTCCATTCCTCCCCTTTCTTTTCAACCAGGAACATTCCTTCTGCTCATGGTATCAGAAGTATTACTTGGCTCCATGATAGGGCTGGTTGCACTAATGATTTTCACAGCGGTCGAATATGGTGGAACGGTAATTGGATATCAAATGGGTTTTGCAGCAGCCAATATATTTGATCCCTCAGCCGAACGGCAACTAGCCCTTATTTCACAATTTCAGAATGTTTTTGCCATTCTTATATTCCTCGCCATTGACGGACACCATGTGTTTCTACAGGTGGCCGCTGAGTCGTACAGAATACTCCCTCCTGGCGTCTTTAATATTTCAGGTGAAGCCATCCCGTACCTGATCACCTTGTCATCCAGAATTTTCCTGTTGGGCATTCAGTTCAGTGCACCCGTACTGACCGTACTCCTTCTCTCCGGTTTAATTCTCGGTATTCTTGCCCGGGTATTCCCTCAACTCAACGTATTTCTCCTCTCATTTCCTCTGAACATAGGCATCTCATTTACAGTCATTGGTTTGACACTGCCATTGGTAACCATCCTGTTAAGACGAGAATTTGACAATCTTGGGGAGCGATTCTTCACTGTCCTGCAACTGCTAAACTAGCCCTCATATGCACCCACCTTCACTCGTGAGAAATGGGGTCTAGAAAACTATCCCTCTTCTCCCAAGCAGCAGCCATGGCAAACTACTTGCAACGAAATCACCTCTCATAGCCCCTTAATTCAACTTACTGATTACTATGGCCGAAGAATCCTCCAGTGGTGGAGAAAAAACAGAAGCTCCGTCGAGTAAACGTAGAACTGATTTTAGAAAAAAAGGTCAGGTAGCTCAAAGTAAAGAGGTGCAGACAGCCGCTCTTTTCACATTAGTCCTCCTTTTCTGGATTTTCTATATGCCCAGCTTCTGGAGCAGCATGTCAGAGCTCCTCGCAACGCTCTGGAGGAATTTATCGGTTTTTGACGGATCATCCAGCGGCATTACCAGCCTGGCAATCTTCCTTGTTAAGAATATGGCAGTCCTTCTCGCACCTCTCTTTGTTCTTGTCATGATCATTGGTGTTTTCTCCAGTTTATTTCAAATAGGATGGCTCTTTACCACCCAACCGCTGGCACCAGACTTTAGCAAACTCGATCCTATAAAAGGTTTTGGACGGATGTTCTCCATGAAAAGCCTTGTCGATCTGGTCAAATCCATCCTTAAAATTATATTGATCGCCTGGGTAGCCTACTCAACTGTCCTAAACAACTTTGAAGAGGCATTAATCCTTGTTGATACCAGTGTCACCGAAGCTATCCTCTATCTTGGACGGACTGCAACCCTTATCCTGGCGAAGGTGTGTGCTATTCTGATACTTATTGCAGCCATTGACTTTCTTTACACACGTTACGAGATGGAAGAAAAAATGAAAATGACCAAACAGGAAGTAAAAGAAGAATACAAAGAGATGGAAGGTGACCCCTATATCAAGAGTCAAATCAGGCGGATCCAACAGGAGATGGCTCGGAAACGAATGATGGCTGAAGTTCCCGATGCCGACGTCGTTGTCACCAACCCTACTCACTTTGCCGTTGCCATAAAATATGACTCCCTTTCCATGGATTCCCCTGTTGTAATTGCCAAGGGGGCCGACCATGTCGCCATGCGGATCCGAGAGATAGCTCGAGAAAACAATGTCCCTCTGATAGAAAACCCACCTGTGGCTCGATTATTGCATAATATTGACCTAGGGGCTGCTATTCCTGAAGAGCTTTTCAAGGCCGTAGCTGAAATCCTCGCACATGTGTACTCATTAAAAAAATAGTGTAATGAAATGGAACTAACAGGTCAGGGAAGCATATTAAACAGATTGAACGTGAGGGCTCTTCTTCAGCGTGCAGATATCATGGCCGCTTTTGGGCTGGTTGGTATCCTGATGATTATGATCATCCCTCTACCTTCACTGCTGCTCGATCTGTTTCTCTCAATGAACATAACCGTTGCCCTGCTTATTCTGATTATCAGTCTTTTCACGGTTAAGGCTATTGATTTTTCAATCTTTCCTGCAGTTCTCCTTGCAACCACTCTCTTCAGGCTCTCTCTTAATGTCGCCTCCACCCGTTTAATTCTTTTACAGGGTCACGAAGGACCGTCTGCCGCAGGATCTGTTATTCAATCCTTCGGGCAATTTGTAGTTGGAGGCAATTACGTTGTCGGCCTGGTTATCTTTATCATACTGGTACTTATCAACTTTATGGTTATCACCAAGGGTGCTGGACGAGTAGCTGAAGTTGCCGCCCGTTTCACCCTGGATGCCATGCCAGGTAAACAGATGGCCATTGATGCAGACCTTAATGCAGGCCTTATTGATGAAAACGAAGCACGTCAGCGCAGGGAAGAAATCAGCAATGAAGCCAGTTTCCATGGCTCCATGGATGGTGCTTCCAAGTTTGTTAAAGGGGATGCCATTGCCGGTATCATCATAACCCTTATTAATATTGGTGCTGGCTTTATCATTGGTGTTCTGCAAAAAGGGATGCCCATGGCTGAGGCTGCTGCCAATTATACCATCCTCACCGTTGGTGATGGACTCGTAGGGCAAATTCCTGCACTTATCATTTCAACTGCCGCTGGTCTTCTAGTTACACGCTCATCCGGAGACACCGATTTCGGTTCAGACTTAAAAGTTCAATTCAGCAGATACGCTGTTGCTTTCTGGGTTGTCTCAGTTCTCCTTATGATTTTGGCGATTACTCCTGGGCTTCCCTTTATACCTTTTCTCCTTCTTTCCCTGGCACTTGGGTACACTGCGTATCAACTTGACAAGGTCAAGCGAATTGAAGAGACACAGTTGACAGATGAAACCATTCAGGAACCTTCTGTTAAAAAAGAAGAAAACTATGAAGAGCTTCTTAATGTTGACCTGCTTCAACTTGAAGTTGGCTACGGTCTTATTCCATTTGTGGACGCCTCACAGGATGGAGAACTCCTTACCCGCATCCAATCCATCCGTCGCCAGTTTGCCATGAACAATGGTTTTATTGTTCCGCCAGTCCACATTAAAGACAACCTGCAACTTTCTCCCAACCAATATACCCTTTCGCTAAAAGGCGTTGAAGTTGCTCAGTCCGAAATGCTCCCTGGCCACTTCATGGCCATGGATCCAGGCATGGTAACGGAAAAAATCAAGGGTGTCCCCACTCAAGAACCTGCTTTTGGACTCCCTGCCATCTGGATAACAGAAGACAAAAAAGAAAGGGCCCAGATTGCAGGTTATACAGTTGTTGACTGTACAACTGTCATGGCCACCCATATTTCCGAAATCATCAAACAACATGCCCATGAGCTGATAGGCAGGCAGGAGGTTCAGAACCTCATCGACAACCTTGGCAAAACCTATCCGAAATTAATTGAAGAGCTGATTCCATCTGTCCTTTCCCTTGGAACCATAATGAGAATCCTCCAGAATCTTCTCTCTGAAGGTGTTTCCATTCGTGACCTGCGGACCATTCTTGAATCCATGGCAGACTGGGCTCCCGTCACTAAAGACACAGACATTCTCACCGAATATGTACGCCATGCCCTTGCAAGAAGCATCAGTCAGGATATCGCAATAAATAATGTAATTCCTCTTATTTCTCTCAGTAAACGAGTCGAAGACGAAATTGCACAATCGGTGCAGCACAAGGAAACCGGCAGTTACCTTGCCATTGATCCTGCAAAAGCGCAGCTGATCCTGGATTCCATTGGCCAGGCCATTCCACTTTTTGAAGGTGGTCAACGACCAACCCTTCTTGCTGCCCCACAGATACGTCCCCATGTACGAAAACTTACCGAACGATATTTTCCGCAGCTGGTTGTCATCTCACACAATGAGATACTTCCAAATATTAAAATCAGATCAATTGGCAGCGTGACCCTGGATGCAAGTTAAAGTATTCGAATCTAAAGACATGGCAACTGGCCTGCGAATGGTTAAGGCAGAACTTGGTCCTGATGCCCTTATCCTGTCCACTAAGACTATTCGTTCAGGAAAACTTGGGCTTCTAGGGAAAAGTCATTTTGAAATCACTGCCGCCATTGACAGTTCATGGCCCCACAAAGGTGGGAAATCCTTACCAGTTGAAGACGAGTCTCACAGGGATACTCTTGACTCTGAGCGCGAGATGCTCCTTTCTTCTCACCGAGAGCATATGACAGAGGACGGTCTTACCTATAACTCTTCTTCACGTCTGAACGGATCTTCTCTATCAAGGGAGTCAGTATCTCCTGTAAAAAAGAAAGAATTTATTCCAGAAGAGCAATCGCCTTTGCAGGAAGAAGTCAATGAACTGAAGGCCATGATCAAGAATCTCGGCCAGGAAATGCTCAGAATAAACCGTCACCAGGGTGGATCAACAACAGGTAATGACTTCAAAAATTCTGGAACTGAGGACGTACCACTCCACTCCCTGCACCAGCGCCTTCTCGATTATGGTATCAGTGAAGAGACTGCTCAAACCATATCAAGTTTTGCCAAGGAGTCACTGACACTGGATGAAATTTCAGATCCTTTCAAACAGCAGCAATTCGTCGCGACAACGATCAACGATCTCCTCCGGGTTCGTCCAGACATATTCCAGGAAAACAGACGACAGCATCGGATTGCTTTGGTGGGCCCTACCGGTGTTGGTAAAACAACTACACTTGCCAAAATTGCCGCAAGTTTCCTTAGCAATCACTCTGGGAGTATCGGATTTATAACCGTAGACACATACAGAATTGCCGCCGTTGAGCAGCTAAAAGTGTATGGCGATATAATGAATATCCCTGTTGAAGTTGTCCTTAACCCGGAACAACTGGAAAATGCACTGCTTAAATTTCGGGACAAAGATCTTGTCCTCATTGATACAGCGGGAAGAAGTCCGCAGGACAGTTTCTGTATCGACGAGCTTGTTTCCTTTTTCCGTCCGGATTTTTCCATTGAGAAGCACCTTGTTCTTTCCGCCACCACTCGTGAAAATGAACTTTTTAATACTTTTCAGCGTTTCTCGGTTCTCGGAATTGACCATGCAATTATCACCAAAATTGATGAATGCACAAGCCTTGGCCTCCTGCTTGACATTCAAATCCGGGAACAGATCCCCTACTCCTACATCACCAATGGCCAAAGAGTCCCGGAAGATATAATAGAAGCAGACAGAGAAGTTTTGACTCAGCTGATTATGTCCCCCGGCAAAGGATTACCCTATGAATAATTCACGTTCTGCTGTGCAGGATCAAGCCGATACTCTAAGAGGAATGGAACGTCTCAGCGATTCGGCCATGACATCTGAACAAACCGGCACAGCTACCAGAGTATATGCAATTACCAGCGGTAAAGGCGGTGTCGGTAAAACCGCCGTTGTCGCAAATACTGCAACGGCAATGGCAAAGCTTGGCAAAAAGGTTCTCATACTCGATGCGGATCTTGGCCTCGCCAATATAGACGTAGTCTTTGGGCTGGCCCCAAAATACAACCTCAATCATTTTTTCTCAGGCGATCATAGTCTCAGCTCGATAATGGTGGACGGACCTCATGGAATAAAAATTCTCCCTGCAGGATCTGGTGTTCAAAATTTCACCAGACTTGATTCCAGTCAAAAGCTTAAGCTGCTCGACGGTCTGGATCAAATGCACAACGAGTTTGATTTCGTTCTCATAGACACAGAAGCTGGTATTTCTGAAAATGTCACCTATTTCAATACTGCCGCTCAGGAGATACTGGTCGTTACCACACCTGACCCTACAGCCATAACCGACGCCTATGCGCTAATGAAGCTTCTTTCAACGCAGTACCACGAAAAGCGCTTCAATCTTGTGGTCAATCAGATTCAGCACGAAAATGAAGCACTTGATGTATACCGGAAACTCACGATGGTATCTAATCGCTATCTAGACATATCTATTGATTTTCTTGGTTCCATTCCCTCCGACCGTCAAATGACAGACGCTATCCGCAAACAACGCGTCATCGTCGATCTTTATCCATCCTCTAAAATATCCACTGCATTTGTCAATCTTGCCCGAACCATCTGTTCAGAACAACCGATATCCACTCCCAAGGGCGGTGTTCAGTTCTTCTGGAAAAGATTGCTGGATATTAGTGGCAGGGGGTAACACATGGTTTACACTCCTCATAAGCTTCCTGAAGACAGGACAACCCTGATAACTGATCACCTTACCCTTGTTGACATCATCGCAGGACGAATGGTTACCCAGGTCCCTTCTTTTATGAATCGTGATGACATTAAGAGTGCGGGAATGATGGGACTTATCGATGCTGCAAATAAATTTCAGCCGGAAAAGAATATACTTTTCAAAACATTCGCCGAATATCGCATTCGTGGGGCAATCCTTGATGAAATGCGAAAACTTGACTGGTTCTCACGCTCTCTTCGAGAAAAACAATCCAGTATCAACAGATGCATGATAGAACTTGAAAGAGAACTCGGCCGCTCCCCCGAGGAGCATGAAATGGCAAATAAACTTGAAATAAGCCTTGAAGAATATCAGAACCTGCTCGGCCAGGTCAGTCATCTCGGTTGTGTCAGTCTCAATGAAACTCTGGATCATTCCGATACAGGAAGATCATTCCAGGATGCCCTGATCGATACCCGTAAAGGCTCCTCCCCCGTCAGTATCCTTGAACAGCATGAATTAACACATATCATTGCCGAAATACTTGAACAACTTTCGGAAAAAGAGCGTCTGGTTGTTTCACTCTACTACTACGAGGAACTCACTCAAAAAGAGATTGCTGAAGTCCTGGAAGTCTCCGAGGGGCGTGTCTCTCAGCTGCACAGCCAGGCCCTCATCAAATTGAAGACTAAGGCCCAGAATGCCATTCATTAGGTTTTAATACCAATACGGGAACAAAATGTTTGACTATAACCTGTCACTAACGCTTACAACACTTCTTCTCTGCATTTTGATTTTCTGGCGTTCCCTCGTGCTTCGAAGACAACTAGTTGAAAAATCAGGTCTCCTGCGTATTCAGATGTATAAAATTGAAAAAATGAGTCAGGAAATTGAAAATAACGTTCCCTCTGGTAGCGACGAAAAGTTTCAAACCAGTCTCAAACAGGCCACCGTCACAACCGAACTGCAGAAACCCCGAAGTTCCCTTGTTAATAATCGTAAAAAGATACGTTCTCCAGAACGCTATAGTTATGTGCAGAACATGCTTCATGCAGGCATGCCCAAGGAAGAAATTGCCTCAACTCTTGGGATGTCTGGCGGCGAAATCTCTCAAATCCTGAAGCTCACAAAGCTCTGTTGCAGCAGTGAAAACGGTAAAAACACTTCAAAAACCCTATCACCCGCCTAGGAACGTGCATTCTACCCTAAAGAATCAGAAGCAAACAGCCGATTAAATAAGAGAAAATACATACGTCATATCAACCAGCTTTACCCCGGAAAAACATTATGGTCTCAGGAAAATACAGTGCCCTTGCAGGAGCCATCTCGCGCGAACAGCGATTGGCAAACATTGCCACCAATCTCGCGAATGTAAATACCGTTGGCTACAAAAAATCACGGATGAGTTTCGAATCCCTTCTTAGAGGTGAACAGCAGACCAGTGCGGCCAAAGGGATCAACTTCAGTCGTGTCCGTGAAAACTTCACAGAATTCACAGAAGGTCCGATCAAGAATACTACCAACCCATTGGACATAGCCATTCATCAGGATGGTTTTTTTAAAGTCCAGAGTAAAGAAGGTTTCAGATACACAAGAAGAGGTGATTTTCATGTTGATCAGGATGGTACCCTGATGACTGGAAATAACATGCCAGTGCTCGACGACGGAAATGCCCCTATCTCTATTCCAGGCAATGATACTTCAAAAATATCGGTCAATAGCATTGGGGAGATATCTGTACTTTCAATCGACGGAACGCGTGAATTGGTTGGGAAGATAGCTGTTTACACAATGAATGAAAACAACTCTCTAAAAAGAGAATCTGACACTCTGTTCTCACTGGAAACGGGTGGCCAGGAAGTCCTCAACGAAACCCCACTTCTCAATGTTGGTAGTCTTGAGGTATCTAATGTGAACATGACCGAAGAAATGGCTTTAATGATCGAGAGCACAAGAACATTTGAAAGTTATCAGAAGGTTATAAAGGCCTATTCTACACTGGGTCAGAAACAAGACGAACTTGGAACCGTCGGCTAGTCCGACTTCTAACCAAAGCTTAAAGGAATATCATGATACGATCACTCTGGACCGGCACCACCGGCATGAACGCTCAGCAGCTGAATCTTGACGTTATCGCCAACAATCTCGCCAATGTTTCAACCACAGGATTCAAAAAGAGCCGAGCTGATTTTCAGGACCTTATGTATCAAATACTGAGGGTCCCAGGATCCCAGACCTCTGCAGACACCGAATCTCCATCCGGAATACAGGTGGGTCTCGGCGTTCGCCCTGCAGCTGTTCAAAAGCTCTTCACTCAAGGGGACCTTATCCAGACCGGTAACGAACTCGATGTCGCTATTGAAGGGGCTGGATTCTACCAGGTCGAACTTCCCAATGGTGAAACTGCCTATACAAGGGCTGGGGCATTCAAACGCGATGGTGATGGCCGAATGACCACCTCTGACGGCTACCCCATATCTCCTGGAATCACAATTCCCGACGGCTCACGTCAGATCACCATCAGTGAGACGGGTATCGTCAGTGCTCTCATAGGTGACGAAACCACCAGCACCGAGATTGGCAACATTGAAACCGTTGCGTTCACTAATGATGGCGGCCTGCTCGCTGTCGGGAAAAACCTTTTCAGGGACACCGAGGCTTCGGGAACAGCCCAGACAGGAACCCCTGGTGATGATGGCTACGGTCTTCTGCTGCAAACATTTCTCGAAGGTTCAAATGTGAATATTGTTGAAGAAATGGCCTCCATGATTACCACCCAGCGTGCCTATGAAATCAACTCCAAAACCATCCAGACCTCGGATGAAATGATGCAGACTACCAACCAGATGGTATAATCATGAAAAGAGTAACACTTCTGATTTCTGCATTTCTCTGTCTGCTTCCAGGAGTTACTTTGGCTCTTGAAATCACTTTTTCTCCCCTTGCCGAAATCCGTTCTTCTTATATTACCTTGGGAGATGTTGCAGAATTCAACGAAGATTCTGCTCTTGCCATGGCGCTCGGTTCAAAAGAGATAGCCCCGGCACCAAAGGCAGGGGAAAGTGTCACCCTGAATTCAGAAGAGGTCAGATCAACGCTTGTTGCAAATTTTCCTGTCCCAACTGACCTCACCTGGAAAGGCGCTAATACCATCGTGGTCGAACGAAAAGGAATCATCATCGGCCCCGATGAGATTGCAGCTAAAATTGCAGAATATCTTGAAGAAAGAGGTGATGATCTTCCGGTCGCTGAATATTCTTTTATCAGTCGCGAACTCCCCCTTCCCTTTATCATCCCGGAGGGTGAGCTGGAAGTAGATGTTATCCCGGCAGATCCATCCGTTATTGGCAGTCGCAGGTTCTCACTGGTGTATAAGGTTGATGGGAGAACTGTAAAGAACATTTCCATACGTGGTAATTTGGAAGCACTTGCATCGGTAGCTATTCTTACTCAAAACGTTAAAAGAGGAGCTATACTTCACCCCGACATGGTGGAACTGCAGACAAAGGATCTTTCACAACTCAGGGATCCATGCACAGACCTCCGTGAAGTACTCGGGAAGAAACTGACCAGAAGCCTTCGTTCTGGAACTGTTCTTGATATCAGTTCCATCGACATTCCACCTGTTATCCAAAAAGGACAACTTGTTAAAATCCTGATAAATCACAATGGAATGCATCTTAGTGCTACTGGTATTTCTTCAATGAACGGAAAACAGGATCAAATCATCCGTGTCATGAACAGCAGCTCCCATAAAATGATTTTCTGTAAAGTCATAGCTCCAGGCCTTGTGGAGGTCCACATCTAAAATGAAATCTCTGTTACTTATACTCAGCACAGCATTCCTTTTCTGCTCATGCGCAAGACCTGAATATTCCGTAACTGAAATCCCCGAACCTCTCGAGGAAATCCAGACTCAAAAAGCTGCCGAAAGAACCGATGGTTCACTGTGGCCAGGAGAACAGCATTCTCTTTTTGCTGACCATAAAGCACGAACAGTTGGAGACGTCGTAACAATCACCATAGCTGAAAATGCCAGTGCCTCCAAACAGGCATCTACTTCCACCGATCGTAACACCAGTATGAGTGCAGCCATACCTCATTTATTTGGTCTTGAAAACTCAAAATGGGCGGTTGAACACCCCAAATTTGACCTCACCAACCTTGTTGAAGCAAGTTTTGCAAACAAATTTGAAGGTGCTGGAACAACTGTCAGAAAGGAAGATCTGGTTGCCTCCCTCACAGCTCAAGTTGTCGATGTGTACGCCAATGGCAACCTGAAAATAAGGGGCGGTAAGGAAGTACAGGTGAACAATGAAATTCAGGTTATTTATGTGACTGGAATCATACGTCCCGTTGATATTATGGCAAACAATACAGTCAATTCAAAACATGTTCTGAACGCAAAAATATCCTATACTGGCAAAGGTGCAATCAGTGACAAACAAAAACCCGGCTGGCT comes from Desulfocapsa sulfexigens DSM 10523 and encodes:
- the fliN gene encoding flagellar motor switch protein FliN, whose translation is MAEENFQESSKPQPEEIKELLDEEGMESFPSSSSSDSHKTSSTVSGKEERGLEFLYDVPLQISVEVGRSKILLKDLLKMGEGYIIELDKLAGDPLDLYVNSRLIAKGEAVMVGDKFGIRLTDVVSAVDRIEQLG
- the fliO gene encoding flagellar biosynthetic protein FliO translates to MIESSAPSMLSAGFRMMWGLLVVLGILLIIYGLMRKRLSFVHSNSHSKIRIIEIRHIMPKKSICLVEVRGQEFLLGLGNDNITLLSALKNDEHSFDSTLASVTEQHENLSS
- the fliP gene encoding flagellar type III secretion system pore protein FliP (The bacterial flagellar biogenesis protein FliP forms a type III secretion system (T3SS)-type pore required for flagellar assembly.); protein product: MKTSLHNRIFSSLALALAAFLSVLVLFPAFSHAVSMPTISFGVENATNPEQVSTGLQVLFLLTILSIAPAILLMTTCFTRIVIVLGFVRQAMGTQNMPPTQIIIGLALFLSFFIMAPTLNKINEEALQPYLNEEINQNDALSKAVEPMRDFMFSQVKESDLSMLSDITMNNEPFDKNDIPTMTLIPAFMLSELKRSFQMGFMIYVPFLVIDMIVASILMSMGMMMLPPVIISMPFKLLLFVLVDGWALIVGSLLKSFQG
- the fliQ gene encoding flagellar biosynthesis protein FliQ, with the translated sequence MTDEFVVDICRKAIQTALMISGPMLLAGMIIGLIVSIFQATTQINEQTLTFIPKIIAVFITLLLMTPWMIHTMTSFATAIFTTIATF
- the fliR gene encoding flagellar biosynthetic protein FliR translates to MDFQLIPIQEFQIFLVCLSRVAGFVGAIPILLATQTPAQLKAALVFMIALVLFPVMEPSIPPLSFQPGTFLLLMVSEVLLGSMIGLVALMIFTAVEYGGTVIGYQMGFAAANIFDPSAERQLALISQFQNVFAILIFLAIDGHHVFLQVAAESYRILPPGVFNISGEAIPYLITLSSRIFLLGIQFSAPVLTVLLLSGLILGILARVFPQLNVFLLSFPLNIGISFTVIGLTLPLVTILLRREFDNLGERFFTVLQLLN
- the flhB gene encoding flagellar biosynthesis protein FlhB; this translates as MAEESSSGGEKTEAPSSKRRTDFRKKGQVAQSKEVQTAALFTLVLLFWIFYMPSFWSSMSELLATLWRNLSVFDGSSSGITSLAIFLVKNMAVLLAPLFVLVMIIGVFSSLFQIGWLFTTQPLAPDFSKLDPIKGFGRMFSMKSLVDLVKSILKIILIAWVAYSTVLNNFEEALILVDTSVTEAILYLGRTATLILAKVCAILILIAAIDFLYTRYEMEEKMKMTKQEVKEEYKEMEGDPYIKSQIRRIQQEMARKRMMAEVPDADVVVTNPTHFAVAIKYDSLSMDSPVVIAKGADHVAMRIREIARENNVPLIENPPVARLLHNIDLGAAIPEELFKAVAEILAHVYSLKK
- the flhA gene encoding flagellar biosynthesis protein FlhA gives rise to the protein MELTGQGSILNRLNVRALLQRADIMAAFGLVGILMIMIIPLPSLLLDLFLSMNITVALLILIISLFTVKAIDFSIFPAVLLATTLFRLSLNVASTRLILLQGHEGPSAAGSVIQSFGQFVVGGNYVVGLVIFIILVLINFMVITKGAGRVAEVAARFTLDAMPGKQMAIDADLNAGLIDENEARQRREEISNEASFHGSMDGASKFVKGDAIAGIIITLINIGAGFIIGVLQKGMPMAEAAANYTILTVGDGLVGQIPALIISTAAGLLVTRSSGDTDFGSDLKVQFSRYAVAFWVVSVLLMILAITPGLPFIPFLLLSLALGYTAYQLDKVKRIEETQLTDETIQEPSVKKEENYEELLNVDLLQLEVGYGLIPFVDASQDGELLTRIQSIRRQFAMNNGFIVPPVHIKDNLQLSPNQYTLSLKGVEVAQSEMLPGHFMAMDPGMVTEKIKGVPTQEPAFGLPAIWITEDKKERAQIAGYTVVDCTTVMATHISEIIKQHAHELIGRQEVQNLIDNLGKTYPKLIEELIPSVLSLGTIMRILQNLLSEGVSIRDLRTILESMADWAPVTKDTDILTEYVRHALARSISQDIAINNVIPLISLSKRVEDEIAQSVQHKETGSYLAIDPAKAQLILDSIGQAIPLFEGGQRPTLLAAPQIRPHVRKLTERYFPQLVVISHNEILPNIKIRSIGSVTLDAS
- the flhF gene encoding flagellar biosynthesis protein FlhF; amino-acid sequence: MQVKVFESKDMATGLRMVKAELGPDALILSTKTIRSGKLGLLGKSHFEITAAIDSSWPHKGGKSLPVEDESHRDTLDSEREMLLSSHREHMTEDGLTYNSSSRLNGSSLSRESVSPVKKKEFIPEEQSPLQEEVNELKAMIKNLGQEMLRINRHQGGSTTGNDFKNSGTEDVPLHSLHQRLLDYGISEETAQTISSFAKESLTLDEISDPFKQQQFVATTINDLLRVRPDIFQENRRQHRIALVGPTGVGKTTTLAKIAASFLSNHSGSIGFITVDTYRIAAVEQLKVYGDIMNIPVEVVLNPEQLENALLKFRDKDLVLIDTAGRSPQDSFCIDELVSFFRPDFSIEKHLVLSATTRENELFNTFQRFSVLGIDHAIITKIDECTSLGLLLDIQIREQIPYSYITNGQRVPEDIIEADREVLTQLIMSPGKGLPYE
- a CDS encoding MinD/ParA family protein is translated as MNNSRSAVQDQADTLRGMERLSDSAMTSEQTGTATRVYAITSGKGGVGKTAVVANTATAMAKLGKKVLILDADLGLANIDVVFGLAPKYNLNHFFSGDHSLSSIMVDGPHGIKILPAGSGVQNFTRLDSSQKLKLLDGLDQMHNEFDFVLIDTEAGISENVTYFNTAAQEILVVTTPDPTAITDAYALMKLLSTQYHEKRFNLVVNQIQHENEALDVYRKLTMVSNRYLDISIDFLGSIPSDRQMTDAIRKQRVIVDLYPSSKISTAFVNLARTICSEQPISTPKGGVQFFWKRLLDISGRG